One genomic window of Coffea eugenioides isolate CCC68of chromosome 1, Ceug_1.0, whole genome shotgun sequence includes the following:
- the LOC113775429 gene encoding hexose carrier protein HEX6-like isoform X2: MAGGLVVTGKSQPYNGRITWFVVLSSMVAATGGIIFGYDIGISGLVASFFASPVTRTFGRKPSILIGGAAFLTGAALGGAAYNIYMLIFGRVLLGVGVGFANQSVPLYLSEMAPPKSRGAFNIGFQFCVGIGVLVANLINYGTEKIKDGWGWRISLAMAAAPATILTVGALFLPETPNSLIQHGNDHEKAMKMLQRIRGTTDVKAELVDLIKASEISKTVKHPFKNLAQRKYRPQLVMSIALPFFQQVTGINVISFYAPVLFRTIGLGESASLMSAVVIGLVGTSWTFISLLIVDKLGRRTVLKTGGVQMFVSQMMIGAIMGVKLGDHGGMSKAYGVLVLILICIYVAGFALSWGPLGWLVTSEIFPLEIRSAAQSITVAVGFLFTFLVAQTFLEMLCHFRSWIFVFFGGWVAIMTVFVCLFLPETKNVPIEKMDEIWREHWYWKKIVGTDQEYDESKTDEA; the protein is encoded by the exons ATGGCGGGAGGGCTGGTGGTTACAGGTAAAAGTCAGCCGTATAATGGGAGGATTACATGGTTTGTGGTGCTTTCCTCCATGGTTGCGGCGACTGGTGGAATTATCTTTGGCTATGATATAGGAATATCAG GGCTTGTTGCTTCTTTCTTTGCTTCACCAGTCACTAGAACTTTCGGCCGCAAGCCATCAATCCTGATTGGTGGGGCCGCATTTCTAACTGGTGCTGCACTTGGAGGCGCAGCTTATAACATCTACATGCTAATATTTGGCCGCGTTTTGCTTGGGGTGGGAGTTGGTTTTGCCAATCAG TCGGTCCCTTTATACCTCTCAGAAATGGCACCACCCAAATCTAGAGGAGCTTTTAACATTGGCTTCCAATTTTGTGTTGGTATTGGTGTTTTAGTAGCTAACCTTATCAATTATGGCACGGAGAAGATTAAAGATGGTTGGGGATGGCGCATCTCCCTAGCAATGGCTGCTGCACCAGCAACAATTTTAACAGTGGGGGCACTTTTCCTTCCAGAAACACCCAATAGTCTCATTCAGCACGGAAATGATCATGAAAAGGCCATGAAGATGCTGCAACGGATTCGAGGCACGACTGATGTCAAAGCAGAACTTGTTGATCTTATcaaagcaagtgaaatttcaaAGACAGTCAAACACCCATTCAAGAATCTTGCACAAAGAAAATACAGGCCTCAATTAGTCATGTCAATCGCGCTCCCCTTCTTCCAGCAGGTGACGGGAATCAATGTCATCTCCTTCTATGCACCCGTACTTTTCCGAACAATTGGTTTAGGAGAAAGCGCATCACTCATGTCAGCAGTGGTTATTGGACTTGTTGGCACAAGCTGGACCTTCATATCACTACTGATAGTAGACAAACTCGGGCGAAGAACTGTATTGAAGACAGGAGGAGTTCAGATGTTTGTTTCACAAATGATGATTGGAGCAATAATGGGAGTTAAGTTAGGGGATCATGGTGGAATGAGCAAAGCCTATGGGGTTCTAGTTTTGATCTTAATCTGCATTTATGTTGCTGGTTTCGCCTTGTCATGGGGGCCTTTAGGATGGTTGGTGACGAGTGAAATATTTCCTCTGGAGATAAGGTCTGCTGCACAAAGTATTACTGTTGCAGTGGGATTTCTCTTCACTTTCTTGGTTGCTCAGACATTCTTGGAGATGCTTTGCCACTTCAGATCTTGGATTTTCGTCTTCTTTGGGGGATGGGTTGCAATTATGACTGTATTTGTATGCCTTTTTCTGCCTGAGACTAAGAATGTGCCAATTGAGAAGATGGATGAAATTTGGAGAGAGCATTGGTACTGGAAGAAAATAGTTGGCACTGATCAGGAATATGACGAGAGCAAGACTGATGAGGCATAA
- the LOC113775429 gene encoding hexose carrier protein HEX6-like isoform X1 — protein MAGGLVVTGKSQPYNGRITWFVVLSSMVAATGGIIFGYDIGISGGVTSMEPFLRKFFPEVYTKMKQDSKISNYCKFDSQRLTSFTSSLYVAGLVASFFASPVTRTFGRKPSILIGGAAFLTGAALGGAAYNIYMLIFGRVLLGVGVGFANQSVPLYLSEMAPPKSRGAFNIGFQFCVGIGVLVANLINYGTEKIKDGWGWRISLAMAAAPATILTVGALFLPETPNSLIQHGNDHEKAMKMLQRIRGTTDVKAELVDLIKASEISKTVKHPFKNLAQRKYRPQLVMSIALPFFQQVTGINVISFYAPVLFRTIGLGESASLMSAVVIGLVGTSWTFISLLIVDKLGRRTVLKTGGVQMFVSQMMIGAIMGVKLGDHGGMSKAYGVLVLILICIYVAGFALSWGPLGWLVTSEIFPLEIRSAAQSITVAVGFLFTFLVAQTFLEMLCHFRSWIFVFFGGWVAIMTVFVCLFLPETKNVPIEKMDEIWREHWYWKKIVGTDQEYDESKTDEA, from the exons ATGGCGGGAGGGCTGGTGGTTACAGGTAAAAGTCAGCCGTATAATGGGAGGATTACATGGTTTGTGGTGCTTTCCTCCATGGTTGCGGCGACTGGTGGAATTATCTTTGGCTATGATATAGGAATATCAG GTGGAGTTACATCGATGGAACCATTTTTGAGGAAATTCTTCCCAGAAGTGTACACTAAAATGAAACAAGACTCCAAGATAAGCAACTACTGCAAATTTGACAGCCAACGTCTCACCTCCTTCACCTCTTCACTCTACGTTGCAGGGCTTGTTGCTTCTTTCTTTGCTTCACCAGTCACTAGAACTTTCGGCCGCAAGCCATCAATCCTGATTGGTGGGGCCGCATTTCTAACTGGTGCTGCACTTGGAGGCGCAGCTTATAACATCTACATGCTAATATTTGGCCGCGTTTTGCTTGGGGTGGGAGTTGGTTTTGCCAATCAG TCGGTCCCTTTATACCTCTCAGAAATGGCACCACCCAAATCTAGAGGAGCTTTTAACATTGGCTTCCAATTTTGTGTTGGTATTGGTGTTTTAGTAGCTAACCTTATCAATTATGGCACGGAGAAGATTAAAGATGGTTGGGGATGGCGCATCTCCCTAGCAATGGCTGCTGCACCAGCAACAATTTTAACAGTGGGGGCACTTTTCCTTCCAGAAACACCCAATAGTCTCATTCAGCACGGAAATGATCATGAAAAGGCCATGAAGATGCTGCAACGGATTCGAGGCACGACTGATGTCAAAGCAGAACTTGTTGATCTTATcaaagcaagtgaaatttcaaAGACAGTCAAACACCCATTCAAGAATCTTGCACAAAGAAAATACAGGCCTCAATTAGTCATGTCAATCGCGCTCCCCTTCTTCCAGCAGGTGACGGGAATCAATGTCATCTCCTTCTATGCACCCGTACTTTTCCGAACAATTGGTTTAGGAGAAAGCGCATCACTCATGTCAGCAGTGGTTATTGGACTTGTTGGCACAAGCTGGACCTTCATATCACTACTGATAGTAGACAAACTCGGGCGAAGAACTGTATTGAAGACAGGAGGAGTTCAGATGTTTGTTTCACAAATGATGATTGGAGCAATAATGGGAGTTAAGTTAGGGGATCATGGTGGAATGAGCAAAGCCTATGGGGTTCTAGTTTTGATCTTAATCTGCATTTATGTTGCTGGTTTCGCCTTGTCATGGGGGCCTTTAGGATGGTTGGTGACGAGTGAAATATTTCCTCTGGAGATAAGGTCTGCTGCACAAAGTATTACTGTTGCAGTGGGATTTCTCTTCACTTTCTTGGTTGCTCAGACATTCTTGGAGATGCTTTGCCACTTCAGATCTTGGATTTTCGTCTTCTTTGGGGGATGGGTTGCAATTATGACTGTATTTGTATGCCTTTTTCTGCCTGAGACTAAGAATGTGCCAATTGAGAAGATGGATGAAATTTGGAGAGAGCATTGGTACTGGAAGAAAATAGTTGGCACTGATCAGGAATATGACGAGAGCAAGACTGATGAGGCATAA